TAATTGGATGGGGAGGGATACTGGGGTATCTGTGGGACTACTGTTGTTATGTAACTGTTTAATGATCTCCAAGGaggaataatacatacataattaataACTACAGTAAAACAATGCGTATGTATGCAAAACCATCAGATaggaaattaatttgtattcactCACCATTCACCCTTTTCTAAAATGACTCCAGCAGGTTTGACTCAATTAATAAACGAGCAGAAGGAAGAATTTCAAATGAAAACCTCTTCACTTCTTTCTGAAATCCACCTTCTTGATTTACAGTTACttggtttaaagttaaaggtgtTTTGTACATGTCAATTTCATAATCATAACTtattaataatagcaataatgttctcttgatgccttgttgtttcaggtttgaTGCGGAATTAAGAACGTGACACATGAGAGTGCCAGCGACCCTGTCATTTACACAGCGGTTTCTGTAAATGACAGAGGGGCGCCATATTGTGCATGTGCACCGTCAATCAACCCCCTACGAGACACCAATCATCCCGATTACGAAGAGAGATTGATAGTAATGACCGGTCCGTCTAATTACCCAGAATCCAGTGGGGCGGCTGACAGCTCTCCGCAATTAACGGCGTGGGACTTTGTCAATAAacatggaaagctttaaagaTCGGAGCCTTCATTATGACTGTACCCTTCTCTTGTCAATATCCGGTGGACTGGAAATGATGACGTGAACAGCAGGTGTAATTAGTAATGGAGTTGATACGGTCGCTAACGTGTCACACAATGAAGTAATGTGGGCTTAATTCCCGTTCTGCGCTGCTATTTCCAGGGTCTGATTCGATTTGGATTACATAACAGATTTGTGTACAATGGGAGGCCGGTCTCTGTGTGGAGGGATGTCAAACGAACAACGCGCCCTTGCTGTTTATGAGCAGCACTACCAAGCAGGACAGAAGCATGACAATACATTAGCACTTAAGTGGTGCGGTCTATGTCATTATATGTGATTTAGAGAACTGTAATTGGCcgtcatttaaataaacaaaaaacaaattaataaaaacaaataaacaaaataataataataaaataatgattataatacatgtatttgcTGACAAAATTAAACAAGCAACCCTATCGTTGGGTGAACAACCTCCTAGCGAATAATGCTTCATTAAACTTTAGCTCGTTATCTCGTTAAACTCATCGCTACTATTTAGAACATGTTTAAGTTAAAGAATGCAGATTTCATATGTCCAGCGGGGCTCTGATTTTGGAGCTTCGATTGTACAACATCTCTCTGCAGACATGATATAGTATCCTTATGGGTTACTACGTGGTGGTATCAAAAAATAAAGACAGCAAGTCCGATGGCTGGGGGTAATGTGAATGGAAGGAAATGGTGACTAACTCCTCCGCGggtttgtgtttctgtctgcCCAGCAAAAGGGAAGTGTCGCATCAGTGGGGACAGGCCTCACTCGACAGGGCTTTAATGGAGATTCACTCTAAGGATGTGAGCTATGTGGTCGGGCTTTTCATGGCACTTTCTGTAGGTATAATTAATTGTGTGGGCCTGTTCTTTCTCAGCCTCCTCACATGGTTTGCAGAGGAATCTCTACATCTAATGCCGGGCTCTGTCTGATATGTTGCGTAGGCTGAAGGCTGGGCGTTTAATTAAGTTTCGCCCATCTCCAGAGGCTAGCTCCCACCTCCAGTCTGTCATTCTGGTCTCAGTGAAAATAAAGCAGCCCACACCACACTTTCTCTATAAATTAACTCTAGCAAAAACTTGAAATTCAGAGGCCAAAACCCTGATGCTGTGTGCATGCAGTCATCGGGCATCGAGGAGCGCTTATCCAGATTCATACGAAAAACTAAAAACCTTCATGGGCCCCTTAAGGCGGGTTGGCACAATTCTGGCCCTGGGGATTTGACTGGATCTGGAGAGCTAGAAAACCTGCAAGCCTGTGGccccccaggaccaggattgggtgCTGCGGCCCCCTAAGGGTCTCAAGAGAGACGCAGCCGAGACTCCGGCCCGGACACATGGTCACATGCGTCGTCAGGCCAGGAAAGCTTACCTGCTTGTGCATCGTCCGCTGCTTGGTCTCAGGACTATCCCCCTTGGAGGAGGACGACTGCTGCCGTAACCGGGCTCCGCTGCCCGGCCAGTCCGGGGACGAGGACATCATGCTCCCACTGGACGGCCGGGGGTACGGGGTGGTGTTTAAGAGGTTGGGAGGGGTGCGTCCCCTGGTGACTGGAGGGGGCGGCTGGTCTATCCGGCGCTGGGGGCCGGCGCTGTTCTGCCGTGGGACAGTGGGCTGATGCTGGCTCTCAGTCAGGGACAGCTGGCGGCGCGTGAACTCCCCCGAACGCCGGGCGAAGTCCTCGCTGGTGCCGTGGTTGATGAAGCCGTGCTTGCCGTCCTCGTTGTTGCTCTGGGAGCTGATGGAGCTGTGGCACTCGGAGCTGGAGTCGGCCACGCCGCGGGGGGACACTGGCAGCCCTGCTGCCATCTGGTAGACTGGGTTCTGGAAGGAGAGTGGCGCCAGCAGCTGAGGCCTGCCCGGGACGTTCTCCGAGTTGGGCGTGGTGGGGgtctggccctgcctcctcatCGTGGGCCCGATGTTGGCATTGCCCTGGGGTGTCCGCGCCGACCACACCCCGCCCGCCAACTGCCCGATGGACGACTGGCTGTCGTTGAGGGAGTCTGGCACAGCCGAGGCGTTGGGCCCGCTCTCCAGGCTGCGGTTGTCCTGCAGGTCCACCATGGACAGGCTCTTGCTGCCGTTGGGCATCTGCAGGTCGGGCTCGTTGGCCTCTGAGTAGCTGGAGCTGCGGGCCGGCGAGGGCTGGGCTCCCGAGTTCCTCGTCACGAAGAACAGGTCCTTGTTCTCGGGGGTGGGGGACGGCAGCCGTGTGAAGTCCACCAGGCTGTGAAAAGGCCGAGGCAGGACAATGGTGATTAAGGAACATATGAAAAACCCAGTTAAGtataaaatcaaatgttttcaatCCTGCTGGGAGAAGAAAAGCGACGCAGATCGGTTTCAAATATTTACTCCGTTCCCTCTTAAGGAGGAGACAACTTGATTGTGGCTTTATTGTCTATAAAAGaacaaacaattacatttgCTCTGTATTTCATTTGGCTCGTAATCTCGGGAGTCtcctctctgtccctgtctggCCGCTGTTTTACTGTAAACAGCCTGCAATTAAAAGAGGCTGGGGAAGAACGCATATATAAATCTGTGAAGTGCCGGCCTAATGCGGGGGATAATACGCTGACAGTGGTTGTCAAAGAGGACATCGGGAGACTCAACTGCAGCACAAAATCATCCAGTCAATGGATTtactataaaaaatacaaagaccCACTAACACTGATAATGTAAGAAGAGGCTGcgataaaatgtataaaaagcaaGCCGACTAATTCACGTCTTGGCATCTAAATACACTGGATACAGAATATAGTATCAATGCAACTAATGGGGGGACATTATCCAAGGTAAACCCGGTTTATAGAGGAAGGAGTGACTGTGAAGGAGGGAGGAGGCGGATATTGATGGTGTATCTCACCCCGACAGATCGTTCTCGATGACCATCTTCTGCAGGCCGGTAGAGATGCTGCAACCGGCGCTGGGTGGGGAGGCCAGGCGCTCCGAGGTGACGGACACCTGCACACTGGAGGGGTTGGTGAGGGCCGTGTTGACGTCCCTCAGGATGCGTGGAAGAGGACCCAGCTTGGAAGCAGTGCCCtgcgagacagagagagagaaaaaaaaatagatgaaTTGGGCGCCGTTTAGTGCCTTAACTCTTTTCTGTTGGGGTCTGTCTCACTGCCAACCcagaaccccccaccccacacagctATCGTATGAAGCCGGACCTGTAAACAATCTGAAGCTGCAGGAACCCATGAAACCACCGGGAGGCGCTGCTGTGCCGAGAACAGAGGATTGCCTGGCTCCACTCTACTCACCCTGCCCTGGCAGTGCTGAGCTAGTTGTGCGCGACCCCCTGGGAGGTTTGGATTAAAGTCAGCAATAATATGGAAGGGAAGGGAGACCAACTTGTCTCTGACTATAGGACTATATATCCTGCACTGCCTCAAAATGGAGGTTTTTACTGGATGTGCCACTCAGGAGTCACCCCCTTGCTCCCTGCTAGAAAATCATGGCACTATATGGAACTATACAATGATTGTAGGTGTATTGCATGTGCATAGTTCTACCTGACCTCACATTTTGGTGCCTTAAACTGTATAGATCAGCATTGGAAGCACACAGTCTGTGGAGTTTTTTTCTAAGCtctcttaataaaaaaataaatagaaactcATTAAACTTCAAACGATTTACTAATCAGGAAAGAAAACATAAGGCTGAGAAAATATTTCTTGCCATTAAAGGAAAAATGcaactaaaaatgaaataaacaacaactacaaaaaaaaaaaatgtattaattaaattactcTTTAATTCCAGCTTTTTTAATTCGCTGCACACTCTGGATTGATGCCACACTGTTGTACATTACTCAACTGAGCAGATCATACTGGTGTACAGCATtactaaaatgtaataaagtgtAGCTATAGTTTTTTGTTAGAatcacttttattttcatttctcaAAACACGAAActgtgtatatttaatttaatatattaaacTAGACAGTCATTTATACCTTCATATACTTTTGGGCTGTAGGAGACGCCTAATATAAATCAATATCAGAATTACATACACAGACATTTTTTATATTCGGCTTCTGCTCGGCTCTCCGCTGCTCGTTACAGGAAAATTAATTTTGATTATACAAAATCTGACTGGAAATCTGAGTCGGTATTTTTCAATTACCGCTCGGCGCGTTTTGTGATGAACTGTGTTAGACAGCCTCCAACAATCAGGGAAGAACAAATCTCCatgtaattgtaaaaaaatGATGATTGTCTAACAGTTGActtaattcattttcatttcagacTCCTAAACAATGTGTTTGGGACCTGATTTCCTATCTTTGCGGCTTGGTATATCATATTGatttggaaattgggcttcaaggcattcgagacagaaaacaggagacacttcttcacacagagaggcgtcacaatctgaacaaactccccagcgatgtggctgaagagacaatttgggaacattcaaaaacagactggataggatccttgatcacttagttattaatggacaccaaacgagcatgatggggcgaatggcctcctctcgactgggcactgacttatgttcttatatgatTGGACGGTCCAGTATTTGTTTAGGTTTAACAACAACTCCATGGTGTGATGAGAGGAAGCTAGTGCCCTTCACAATGCTTGTAGTCAAAGCAATCTATTTCTCATTTCCCAACCCCCACAATGACCCACAGCCCAGCCATAACACCAGTTAGAAGATGTTTTGCAGCTGGAAATGCTGACAATCACCTGAGAAGCCACGTGGAGACCCTGATCTGAAAACTGAGGTTTGCCCACTTGACTTCTCCCCACCCCCTGCACCAGCAGCGCTCCGTCCTTAAGACTCAATTACGAAGAAGGACATGTTTTGACATACCTGCTCGAGCTGGGAGACCACCTCAGACAGGAGTGAATGCAGCGTGGACAGCTCTCGGCCCAGATCGATGTAGCCCTCAAAGCCGGCCGTGTTGGAGATGGTTTCGGGGTTGGAGATCTCCAGCAGGAACCTCTGCATGTTGGTCCACTCGTGCTCCAGGAACTGGTTCATGAAGGACATGTACTCCTCCTTGCTGCCAAATCTGCCCAACAAACACCAGAACGCTTAAGTTAATAGCAAGGGATGTCCATCTGAGCTCTTCATCAGATGCTGTTGGTGAACAACATCAGTGTAACACAACATAAATGGGAACATACAATGTGAAACCACACTGACTATGAAGCAAAGATCTAGATTTACACTACTGCTTTATCATGCATACTATATCAATGCACGGTGGCATCCAGGTCATCCTATGCAGaccacacacatttttataaacaGCAGCTCCACTTTTCCCCAGAGTTAGGATAAGTAAATAATGAAAGCACACCAAATATTTCCAGTGTAGGATAAGTGACTACAATTGTAAATGGTACAACCCAGAAGAGAGACCCATTTGATACAGTAAGGGACagtgagaacaaaaaaaaatatatatatatgtatacatttctaaTCCTGTCCTATttttgaccaaaaaaaaaaaagtcttgacCCAGCTGCCAATTGCAATTTTCAATCCCAGATGCTGAGTGTTTGTTTGGAGTATCTCCCTGCAACCTGATGCAAATCTGccatcaaagtttttttttgctCTGCAGTTGGCTGGTGggtccatgttttaatcttatCCTTTAGCACAACGGGCACAACCGACCACCACTGCTTTTGACTCTGGCTCTTTTCCAAACGAACGTGGTTAGAAACCTGCATTGGCCGAACCTTGGACAACATGTCAAGGCTTGCTTTTGGGCGCTCACTTGGCAAAGTTGGCCAGGTTCTGTGTGACCTTGGCGATGAGGGTGAGCGTGCGGGCCGTGCGGTCGTCGGGGTACTCCTGCAGCAGGCTGAACAGCGAGGGCGACATGATGGCCGGGCACAGGAAGCGCAGGAACAGGGAGGCGCTGATCAGCCTCTCGCTGATGTCTGGCCGACCCCGGTTACTGCACTCCTGCCGCCATGAGGCGAAGACCTCCTTCAGCTCCCGGGGAAACACGCTGGGGAGGACAAGGCAGGGGTGAGTTCCCCCAGCCAACATCAACACGCTCTCTGCTGGTTCGGAGATCTGAGGAATTTGAAACACTTTCTTGGAACTGACTTACCACAGTCCGGATATTAACCTATAGTGCTGCCTGTTTGTAATCAGTGTTGCATTCATGTATAACTTGTAAGCCTTTCTTTGTTGCTTTTGCTTTGTAACTTGTCTACAGATATTTACCTGCAGGTAGATCTCAAAGCTGTGTGGCACAGCCTCAAGGATGTGTCAGCCTCAAGTGAAAATATGTTCCTGAAACTTGACAGCTTCGCACCACAGATCGTTGATCAGCGCGCTCAGCCGGAGCCTCCGGAAGTGATAGACTAGGATGAAACTCACTCGGCAATCTAGCACTGCTGGTGAAGGACTGATGAGTTTGTCAGGAAGTTTTATCAACCGCAAACCCAAGGCCAGAATCTTGACATCGCCGTGTGTGGAGTCTTTATTTCCCCACACTATGGGAACCACTCCCAGAACATGTAAAGCACATGTCATATAGTGCTACCGTCGCATGGACAGGATAAGACTTACTTATGGTATAGTTGGTACCATAAAACGGTGCCTACACCATTTTAGAATCAAGGGCAGCTTTTATATAacagataaaaacataaaagcatTGTACCGTTGCTAGATTTGATTCCTGAAGGCTTTTTTATTATCATCTCCTCTCTTATGCCTCCTAATAACCCGATTGTGAAAGCTGCCGAGAGCAGAACCACTACCCAGGCCAAATATCTTGCTTCAATATGAATCTCCGCgacgcttttttttttccagacccTGGCTATTTCATGCTTCCTGCTCGTTTCATTGTGCAGCTGCCTGTTTCCAACACTCAAAAAAATCAATCACATAAACAACTCTCACCAGATACATAAATATTTGTTCAGCCAGGAAGGGGCAGGAGGTGTGAAAGGAGGGCCAACACTGATAAGACTTTCATTATTTTTCCTCTTTTAATTAGTAACATTTACAGGCGTTTACCAAGAAAGACAAGAGAAATAACACCAGCTACTCCTGCTTTCAAACCTCACCTCGTTAGCCAAGCCTCTTATTTATATAAACtctgttaattaaaaacaaactacaaacaaaaaatgagcAAGGCAGTAATAAGAAactgggtttgtgtgtgtgtgtgcgtgtgcgtgtgtgtgtgtaagcatAGCAGCCTGTACCAGACCCCTGTAAAGATACAAGAATCATAGCTGTGAGCCGCGATTACTAACAATTTCAAACTTTGATATCAAATACAccacataaatacacaattgaAACAACAGTGTGTTACCAGTAGGAGTTGATGATCTTGCAGAAGGCCAGTTCGCAGCACATCTTCAGGTTACTCTGGTGCTCCGGGAGATCTCCGGCTGAACACTTGCCGGGGTCCACCTCACAGTTTTCATCCGACTCGTACAGCGCCTTAATGAACTCGCCTAGACAGGGAAGGAGCACAAGGTTACTCCCGGTCACTTGCAGGAGCGAGTGAGCGAAAGATCCTCGTCTCGGTCATTATGCCCGCCTGCCATTTGCACCTGTAATTATACACACGTTCGAGTCATACCAGGCGAGTGCAACATTAATGTCCTCTGTGGCATGGATCGAGGTAACCGTTTAGCAACTAGAGGCATCGATCTGGGATagaaccagacttattccaggtttgaagggaatgtcctactgagagactaagggaactgaaccttttcaccctggaacagaggagactacgttgGGGACCTGATtcaagaggagcttttccagatctgcagggacacacgcacccgggacacaaatggaaattgggcttctaggcattcaagacagaaaacaggagacacttcttcacacagagaggcatcacaatctgaacaaactccccagcgatgtggctgaagagacaatttgggaacattcaaaaacagactggataggatccttgatcacttagttattaattgacaccaaacgagcatgatggggtgaatgggctcctctcaattggacactttcttatgttcttatatgatTGGATGGTCCAGTATTTGACTCAGTGCACCACCACAACTCCGTGGCGTGATGAGAGGAAGCTAGtgaagctattttttttttatttagaccTTGATACCAAGTAATAGCTAGTAAAGATGCAATGTGAGAGAACTGAAGGATGAGTTTGGGGGCTGTGTATGAAATGCTCAGTACTTGATGTCAAGATATGTGGTATAATGCTGCTTTCATATGGCTGATTTGATCACAGGGTTCAGGTCGTTACACTTTCATAATACCAGTTCCCTGATTCAGACCAAGGCTAGATTCCAATTCCAGTTAAAAACCGAACTGGACTGGGAAAATGGGAGTTGACCCCGGCCCTGTTTTATTGGTTTGGGCagattgatgtttttttttaaccttgaaTGCATGAGCTTCTTATTTTATTGGTATTGTGCACCACACCAATTTCATATCCCTTTCTCTTCTCCGCTGTCAAAGAgttataataaaaacacttattaaatgcatcagatcaTAGGTGAAGCACACAGAGGAAAATTCCTCATACGTGTGCGTGCAATCCAAAGAACTTCTGAATGCACCtgcttttaattacatttattcaCGCTAAGCTGACCACATTTCCAGGAACGGCTCTCGCTGTACCCGCGATCACAACTATAAATGTAAATGCTTTTCTCCGGCTGGCAGACAAAAAAGGAATAAGTGTCTCAGACTCTTAGAGAGTGATTTAAAAGGAAATGGTGTTGACATGAGTCTTTGACAGAAAGCGTCAAGAGCAGAGAGCAAAGGTAAACAACCCATTTGGAAACGGATCAACAGCAGTTCATTGAAATGGCGGCGGATTTGGGCTCGGACGTGGCAGCGCACACATTGGACAGCTCTGTCCGCGCGGGAGACCCCCTTGCCTCAATAATGCAGCAGCCGCTTTGAAAAAGAGCTAATTCTTGGAAAACATTGATAAAATATTTACACTGCGGCTATCAATATTCTTGACACAGAGATACCTGTGTGTGAGAGGAAATGATCTGACTGATGCGTGGAGAAGATTTACACACAGAGATCTCTCTTTGCTGCCCGTAGTTATAGTCTTCCATTGAACCCTAACATATAGACATTTCTTCCTTAACTTTAAGAGTTTTCTATCATTTAAATGGGAAATCCTGTGGTGAGTGTGGTGTATAAAGGACAGTGAACACTTTCTCCAGGAAACTTATATGATCCCTAGTGTGCCTGCTAAGAAGATTTATAATCCAGTGTTACTGTATTCTTTTTGTACATTCACTGTGAAGTTTTGTATGATTTATAAATCTATATAGTCTTAAGTGAATGATATTATTTCCTCAGTTATATTAACTTACTCAATGTTTTGTGGATTGTCAGTTGAATCATTAGACATTGAGTGGCCCACTTATTGAAAAATCTGCATCAAAAAGTaccatgtttttaaaaataaaaatgcaaaaatacgtCACGCGTTACCAAAAGTAAATTCTGCTCATTGGGACTGGCTTAAAATACTGTTTCGTTACAGAACAGGCATAAATATCTGACATTAAGTAACACAAAGACTAGTCAGACATTTCCAAGACTATATATTCCTCCCATCAAGATATGAAATACAACGTTATAAAACCCCCTGACAGCtcctattaaaaacaaatacctcTGTTTCCACCAAAAGAATGAGCTCCACATTGTGACGGATGTATTGAAATCTAAGACACGCAATAATGAATCCTGTGCAGAATCTACGGGATTAATTCACCTTTTGCTTTTCACCTTATATTATTC
This DNA window, taken from Amia ocellicauda isolate fAmiCal2 chromosome 9, fAmiCal2.hap1, whole genome shotgun sequence, encodes the following:
- the dab2ipb gene encoding DAB2 interacting protein b isoform X4, which codes for MPRLKESRSHESLLSPSSAVEALDLSMEEEVVIKPVHSSILGQDYCFEVTTTTGSKCFSCRSAAERDKWMENLRRAVHPNKDNSRRVENMLKLWIIEAKDLPAKKKYFCELCLDDTLYARTTCKLKTDNVFWGEHFEFNNLPAVKSITVHLYKETDKKKKKDKNNYVGLVNIPIVAVTGRQFVEKWYPVSTPNPNKGKTAGPMIRIKARYQSMNILPMELYKEFAEYTTNNYMVLCSVLEPVLSVKNKEEMASALVHILQSTGKAKDFLTDLMMSEVDRCGENEHLIFRENTLATKAIEEYLKLVGQKYLQDALGEFIKALYESDENCEVDPGKCSAGDLPEHQSNLKMCCELAFCKIINSYCVFPRELKEVFASWRQECSNRGRPDISERLISASLFLRFLCPAIMSPSLFSLLQEYPDDRTARTLTLIAKVTQNLANFAKFGSKEEYMSFMNQFLEHEWTNMQRFLLEISNPETISNTAGFEGYIDLGRELSTLHSLLSEVVSQLEQGTASKLGPLPRILRDVNTALTNPSSVQVSVTSERLASPPSAGCSISTGLQKMVIENDLSGLVDFTRLPSPTPENKDLFFVTRNSGAQPSPARSSSYSEANEPDLQMPNGSKSLSMVDLQDNRSLESGPNASAVPDSLNDSQSSIGQLAGGVWSARTPQGNANIGPTMRRQGQTPTTPNSENVPGRPQLLAPLSFQNPVYQMAAGLPVSPRGVADSSSECHSSISSQSNNEDGKHGFINHGTSEDFARRSGEFTRRQLSLTESQHQPTVPRQNSAGPQRRIDQPPPPVTRGRTPPNLLNTTPYPRPSSGSMMSSSPDWPGSGARLRQQSSSSKGDSPETKQRTMHKQAPSPVNPNALDRTAAWLLNMNVQYIEHEGIDPDPKHREELRNKEELTQTEKYQQEIAILQDKLRLSAKKLEDYECRLKGQDDQAQKMLLEYQARLEESEERLRRQQEDKELQMKGIISRLMSVEEELKKDHSEMQAVVDSKQKIIDAQEKRIASLDAANARLMSALTQLKERYSMQTRNGISPTNPTKLQITENGEFRNSSNC
- the dab2ipb gene encoding DAB2 interacting protein b isoform X3, yielding MLFRLRKQSHLMPRLKESRSHESLLSPSSAVEALDLSMEEEVVIKPVHSSILGQDYCFEVTTTTGSKCFSCRSAAERDKWMENLRRAVHPNKDNSRRVENMLKLWIIEAKDLPAKKKYFCELCLDDTLYARTTCKLKTDNVFWGEHFEFNNLPAVKSITVHLYKETDKKKKKDKNNYVGLVNIPIVAVTGRQFVEKWYPVSTPNPNKGKTAGPMIRIKARYQSMNILPMELYKEFAEYTTNNYMVLCSVLEPVLSVKNKEEMASALVHILQSTGKAKDFLTDLMMSEVDRCGENEHLIFRENTLATKAIEEYLKLVGQKYLQDALGEFIKALYESDENCEVDPGKCSAGDLPEHQSNLKMCCELAFCKIINSYCVFPRELKEVFASWRQECSNRGRPDISERLISASLFLRFLCPAIMSPSLFSLLQEYPDDRTARTLTLIAKVTQNLANFAKFGSKEEYMSFMNQFLEHEWTNMQRFLLEISNPETISNTAGFEGYIDLGRELSTLHSLLSEVVSQLEQGTASKLGPLPRILRDVNTALTNPSSVQVSVTSERLASPPSAGCSISTGLQKMVIENDLSGLVDFTRLPSPTPENKDLFFVTRNSGAQPSPARSSSYSEANEPDLQMPNGSKSLSMVDLQDNRSLESGPNASAVPDSLNDSQSSIGQLAGGVWSARTPQGNANIGPTMRRQGQTPTTPNSENVPGRPQLLAPLSFQNPVYQMAAGLPVSPRGVADSSSECHSSISSQSNNEDGKHGFINHGTSEDFARRSGEFTRRQLSLTESQHQPTVPRQNSAGPQRRIDQPPPPVTRGRTPPNLLNTTPYPRPSSGSMMSSSPDWPGSGARLRQQSSSSKGDSPETKQRTMHKQAPSPVNPNALDRTAAWLLNMNVQYIEHEGIDPDPKHREELRNKEELTQTEKYQQEIAILQDKLRLSAKKLEDYECRLKGQDDQAQKMLLEYQARLEESEERLRRQQEDKELQMKGIISRLMSVEEELKKDHSEMQAVVDSKQKIIDAQEKRIASLDAANARLMSALTQLKERYSMQTRNGISPTNPTKLQITENGEFRNSSNC